From a region of the Carettochelys insculpta isolate YL-2023 chromosome 29, ASM3395843v1, whole genome shotgun sequence genome:
- the SPRYD4 gene encoding SPRY domain-containing protein 4, with protein sequence MAAPMLSALRRPGWGLCGAGRGCASGAPRRDISFKLDKRTAHSSLDLFKKDTGVIYRMLGIDPTKVPQNPERFREWAVVLGDAAISSGQHYWEVTVKRSQQFRIGVADVDISREGCIGQDDRSWVFAYAHRRWHAMLANETTPIGNISNPERVGLLLDYEGRKLSLVDAGKEALIHTLTTEFKGPVVPAFALWDGELLTHSGLDVPECLRDS encoded by the exons ATGGCGGCGCCCATGCTGAGCGCGCTGCGGCGGCCGGGCTGGGGCCtctgcggggccgggcggggctgcGCGAGCGGCGCGCCCCGCAGAG ACATCAGTTTCAAGCTGGACAAGCGAACGGCTCACAGCAGCCTGGATCTCTTCAAAAAAGACACCGGTGTCATTTACCGCATGCTGGGCATAGACCCCACCAAGGTCCCCCAGAACCCTGAGCGGTTCCGGGAGTGGGCGGTGGTGCTGGGGGACGCTGCCATCTCCAGTGGCCAGCACTACTGGGAAGTGACGGTCAAGCGCTCGCAGCAGTTCCGCATCGGCGTGGCTGACGTGGACATCTCCAGGGAGGGCTGCATCGGACAGGATGACCGCTCGTGGGTGTTCGCATACGCCCACCGCAGATGGCACGCCATGCTGGCCAACGAAACCACCCCCATCGGCAACATCAGCAACCCCGAGcgtgtggggctgctgctggactACGAGGGCAGGAAGCTCAGCCTGGTGGATGCGGGCAAAGAGGCCTTAATCCATACCCTGACCACAGAGTTCAAGGGCCCCGTGGTGCCCGCCTTCGCCCTCTGGGATGGGGAGTTGCTAACTCATTCAGGGCTGGATGTGCCCGAGTGCCTTCGGGACAGTTAA
- the LOC142003062 gene encoding lens fiber major intrinsic protein-like, which translates to MWEVRSPSFWRAVFAEFFATMIYVFFGLGASLRWGAGPLNVLQVALAFGLAAATLVQALGHVSGAHLNPAVTLAFLVGAQLSLLRALFYMLAQLLGGVAGAAVLYGVTPTAVRGNLALNTIHPGVTLAQATTVEVFLTLQFVLCIFASYDERHNGRVGSVALAIGFSLVLGHLFGMYYTGAGMNPARSFAPAVITRNFSNHWVYWVGPIIGATLGVLIYDFVFCPRLRGLAERLAILKGERVADSRASPAPTGDPLELKTQAL; encoded by the exons aTGTGGGAGGTGCGCTCCCCCTCCTTCTGGAGGGCCGTCTTCGCCGAGTTCTTTGCCACCATGATCTACGTCTTCTTCGGGCTGGGGGCCTCGCTGCGCTGGGGAGCCGGGCCCCTCAACGTGCTGCAGGTGGCCCTGGCCTTCGGCCTGGCTGCCGCCACTCTGGTGCAGGCGCTGGGCCACGTCAGCGGGGCCCACCTCAACCCGGCCGTCACCCTGGCCTTCCTGGTGGGCGCCCAGCTCTCGCTGCTCCGCGCCCTCTTCTAcatgctggcccagctgctgggcgGGGTGGCTGGGGCGGCCGTGCTCTACGGGGTCACACCGACCGCCGTCCGCGGCAACCTGGCGCTCAACACG aTACATCCCGGCGTGACCCTGGCCCAGGCCACTACTGTCGAAGTCTTCCTGACGCTGCAGTTCGTCCTCTGCATCTTCGCCTCTTACGACGAGCGTCACAACGGGCGCGTGGGCTCCGTGGCACTGGCCATTGGCTTCTCCCTCGTCCTGGGACACCTCTTCGGG ATGTACTACACGGGAGCTGGCATGAACCCCGCACGGTCCTTCGCCCCTGCCGTTATCACCCGCAACTTCTCCAACCACTGG GTGTACTGGGTCGGCCCCATCATAGGCGCCACGCTGGGTGTGCTCATCTACGACTTCGTCTTCTGCCCCCGCCTGCGGGGCCTGGCCGAGCGGCTGGCCATCCTCAAGGGCGAGAGGGTGGCAGACAGCCGGGCCTCCCCGGCCCCCACCGGGGATCCTCTGGAGCTGAAAACACAGGCGCTCTGA
- the LOC142003456 gene encoding aquaporin AQPAe.a-like, with the protein MPIGEELQSRRFWRSLLVEAAGTLIFVWLVLGASCPSGPGHTVAPPALQPALTAGLAAVGLAHCFGEVSGAQANPALTLALLCTRKLNALHAVAYLLAQCLGALLASAAVCLALSDRAAGHLVTRVSSEGNAGQALAMEAFSTFQLVLTIFAVEEQRRRGTGEPGSLAIGFSVTAGALAAGTFSGGSMNPARSLGPAVLTGIWDHHWVYWIGPSLGAVLAGLSHEFLFASSACREKLLACLACRDIDMVETASVSRSSLSAAPPGAARAKPPPKAEQG; encoded by the exons ATGCCCATCGGTGAG gagctgcagagccGGCGGTTCTGGCGGTCCCTGCTGGTGGAGGCGGCTGGCACCCTGATCTTCgtctggctggtgctgggtgcCTCGTGCCCCAGCGGCCCCGGGCACACAGTGGCCCCACCTGCgctgcagccagccctgacaGCGGGGCTGGcggctgtggggctggcccacTGCTTCGGCGAGGTCAGCGGGGCCCAGGCCaacccagccctcaccctggcccTCCTCTGCACCCGCAAGCTGAATGCCCTGCACGCAGTCGCCTACCTGCTGGCCCAGTGCCTGGGGGCCCTCCTGGCCTCGGCTGCCGTCTGCCTGGCACTCTCTGACAGAGCTGCTGGCCACCTCGTCACCAGG GTGAGCAGCGAGGGGAACGCCGGGCAGGCGCTGGCCATGGAGGCGTTTTCCACCTTCCAGCTGGTCCTCACTATCTTCgcggtggaggagcagcggcgcCGAGGGACGGGCGAGCCGGGCAGCCTGGCCATCGGCTTCTCCGTGACGGCCGGCGCTCTGGCCGCG GGGACGTTCTCCGGGGGCAGCATGAACCCAGCCCGATCGCTGGGCCCGGCCGTCCTGACGGGCATCTGGGACCACCACTGG GTGTATTGGATCGGCCCCTCGCTGGGCGCGGTGCTGGCTGGCCTCTCCCACGAGTTCCTCTTCGCCTCCAGCGCCTGCCGGGAGAAGCTGCTGGCCTGCCTGGCCTGCCGGGACATCGACATGGTGGAGACGGCCAGCGTGTCCCGCTCCTCCCTCTCCGCCGCGCCCCCGGGTGCTGCCCGTGCCAAGCCCCCCcccaaggcagagcagggctga